A region of the Arachis hypogaea cultivar Tifrunner chromosome 15, arahy.Tifrunner.gnm2.J5K5, whole genome shotgun sequence genome:
GGTAAATGGGACTCACTTGTATGAAAAATATAAGGGTTATCTATTGATTACAATTTCATaggataataataatgatatcgTGTCTATTGCATTTGCCattgtggagggagagacttctgataCGTGACAGTTTTTCTTATTAACTTGCAACAACATATGGTAACTGGGATGGTGTGGAACTTATTGCTGATCGACACGACTCCATTAATTCAGCTATTGCTCGTAATAACGGAGCTTGGTTGCTTCCTAGAGCTTTTCACATGTTTTGCATCAAGCATATAGAATCGAACTTATTGAGGAAGTTCAAGGCACCATATATACCTGAAGCTTATCGTCAACGTATGTAAATTTGAATATATtgaaatttgttattgttatgatTATCATTATTATGAATGTCATTTATACTTGGTGTTTGTACTTTTATTTATTGCAAGATATTCGAGAACGGCTCGACAATACAAGATACGTTATCAGCATTTACGAAAACGGGGTGAGACTCACACTAATTAGTTAAACCGGATCCTACGTGAACAATATGCTTTGGCATCCAATGGTGGTTATCGATGGAGTCATACGACCATGAATCTAGTGGAGCGCATCAATTCAGTTTTAAAGGGGCGTGCAATCTCCCACTCACTGCATTTGTCAAGGCAATATTTTATAGGTTTAATTAGTTGTTCACAAAAAAAGAGCCAAAGCTGAGGCTTGCATTAATGATGGACATATTTTCTATGGGCTTGTAACCTCCAAATTGCATGCAAATCAACGTGCCTCGAAAATATCCAGGTTACTTATTTTGACGGGTAGAATGAGATATTTGAAGTGTGTGAGATGCCCAGTGGAGTGGAGTATGCATTTGACCTACGTCGACAATATTGTGACTGTAGTGAATTTCAGGTGGACCGAATTCTGTGTCGACATATATATGCTTGTTGTGAGAATCGACGGGTAGATTGGCAAATGTACGTTTGTGATGTTTATAAGATGGACCAAATTCGAAGGGTATATAAAGCTAGGTTTAGGCTACTAGAAAATCTCACAACATGGTCTGTTTACTACGGATCTCCATTCGTACCAAATTCGTTCCTCAGACGAGTTACTAAAGGTCGACCAAAGATGACTTACTTCTTGAATGAGATAGACACTCGGATGTTGCGTGGTCCTAGGCATTGTAGGCAATGTGGTGGCGAGGGCCACAGTTGTAGTAGAAGCCGTCAACACGATGGTGTAAGTGCATGTTCTTCTGCTTAATAAAGTTACTAGCGTTGTTGTATTTCCTTAGTAGGAGAGTTCTATGACAtttgtattttatatattgtatccAAGTATTTAGTACTTAGTCGATAAAAACAACattttagttaatataattaacaaaaaatgaaTTAACATAATCATCAACATAATTTTAAGAACATACTACTTTTTCATTGTCCACTTTATCTCTTTCACAAAATTTTTGCATTTCTTAGCGACCTTGTTGAACGCAAACGGGGTGAATCGATTAGCTTTACGATGTGGAGGATCAACTCTAAGATTGTAGTTTTTGCCTCGTTCAGATGGAGTTGATACTTGTACCTGTGTCAcctacataaatataaaaatacatcacatacatacatcaacgaaataataaaatactaataagtaataaaaatACATCTACCAACTAATAAAACCAAATAGTCTACTAAGTAGTCTACCAATAAAATACATTACCTGCACTAGACCCTGGATCATCATCACGATCATAATCGTTGTTGTGGAATTCTTGACCGACATCTTTATTATTGTTGTCATCTTCATTCTTATTCTGGTCATCATTATCTGGAGATCTACTAAATAGTCATCAATCTCGTAATCAACTCTTTTAGTACTCTTGTCAATTAGAACTATTAGAATACGACGCAGATTTTTGCTGTTTATAATTTCTCGACTCTATCACTCTTATTCGAGTCAATAACtagtttttttttcagaattttttaaaaaaatgcaacACCAAAATCTTGAATTCAAAGACCTTCTATTCGGAGTCCGGAATCATAAATCTAAGCAGTTGGCTAATTACTACatgacattttttttctttttaagtatTATTTTTAAAGTGATATTAGCTTGGAATTTTACCATGACTAATTCTCATCAATGCTATTAGATTCTATCTTCTTGTTATAAtaactttacataaaaataaacatgatGATATTGGTTGCACAACTAATGATCTTGCAAATATTCAGAGTTAGTTTTACATCTCATCATTGGATTATTGGGATTGGTTGAGTGTGGTAGTAGCATTTTTTTAACTTAATATAACCTCCTTACATAAGTAAAGTGTAATTCTATTGGTTGAGTTATCTAATGTCACAATCATACTTttcattatataattttaatattcaacATCAAAATAGTAGGAACGCACCATGATTCTTGAAGGTACATGGAATGATGGATCTATCGATTATGGAATTATAGCATGGGAATTAAAGTGAACTTTATAAAGCAATAAATAAAAGAAGCTGAGAGGTTGATGGTCATCCACATCCATATTTATTCATGATCACAtactatttttctcttttttgttctgtttttttttttttttttaattttctgagTGGTCTATTCTCAAATAGTCAAATTTCTCATCTTTCAAATCTAAACAAACACAAAGATCCCGTTTCATATTTCAACTAAGTTTggtttttattaaagatattcgACGAAcaattatttactttatttttagatttgattttggctaacaaatattttaaaacatttgttaaaatt
Encoded here:
- the LOC140179412 gene encoding uncharacterized protein, with the protein product MPSGVEYAFDLRRQYCDCSEFQVDRILCRHIYACCENRRVDWQMYVCDVYKMDQIRRVYKARFRLLENLTTWSVYYGSPFVPNSFLRRVTKGRPKMTYFLNEIDTRMLRGPRHCRQCGGEGHSCSRSRQHDGVSACSSA